In Paenibacillus sp. FSL R7-0345, a single window of DNA contains:
- a CDS encoding thioredoxin domain-containing protein: protein MGKNKRKSAALPQKSKNEELVARMEQQKKKTLIVIVATIALVVIIFVGLFMLAARDSSTGTSAAPVEFNYSEMSRLGSENAPVKIVEFGDYKCPACAQFAGVIKPQIVQEYVNQDKAALYFANLAFIGDDSKTAALAALSVYNQNSDAFWTYYDALYANQGDENKEWATADFLVELAQKENLPIDFDLLRKDIEDKTYNSQVESEIQLASASGVSSTPTIFVNGVMVNEPFNMEAIDAQIQAATEAAAAE, encoded by the coding sequence TTGGGCAAAAACAAACGTAAAAGCGCTGCTCTCCCCCAAAAGAGCAAAAATGAGGAACTTGTAGCGCGGATGGAACAGCAGAAGAAGAAAACATTGATAGTGATTGTTGCGACAATCGCATTGGTTGTCATTATTTTTGTGGGATTATTTATGCTGGCCGCAAGAGACTCATCAACAGGAACTTCAGCCGCACCGGTTGAATTCAACTACAGTGAAATGTCAAGACTTGGCAGTGAGAATGCACCTGTCAAAATCGTCGAATTTGGCGATTACAAATGTCCGGCTTGTGCCCAGTTCGCAGGTGTCATTAAGCCGCAGATTGTTCAGGAGTATGTAAATCAGGATAAAGCCGCTTTATATTTTGCAAACCTGGCCTTTATCGGAGATGATTCCAAAACCGCTGCCCTCGCAGCCTTGTCTGTCTATAATCAGAACAGCGATGCATTCTGGACCTACTATGATGCTCTTTATGCTAATCAGGGTGACGAGAACAAGGAATGGGCGACTGCAGACTTCCTGGTGGAGCTGGCGCAGAAAGAGAATCTGCCAATCGACTTCGATCTGCTCCGCAAAGACATTGAAGACAAAACCTATAATAGCCAGGTGGAGAGCGAGATTCAGCTAGCCTCGGCCTCCGGAGTATCTTCAACCCCGACTATATTTGTAAACGGGGTAATGGTGAACGAGCCGTTTAACATGGAAGCTATTGACGCCCAGATCCAGGCTGCTACTGAAGCAGCGGCTGCCGAGTGA
- a CDS encoding cell wall hydrolase: protein MAVIKANSEDVRVLARLMRAEAEEDGDSGMLMVGNVGVNRILGNCLDFNNIRNVNDMVYQSPGGFEAPQKSYFYQRARESDIRLAKRVIAGERTWPASNALWFFRPVGACPAEWYNQQNTGRYKAHCFFTPTAEDCPAVY, encoded by the coding sequence ATGGCCGTCATCAAGGCTAATTCGGAAGATGTGAGGGTGCTGGCACGGCTGATGAGGGCGGAAGCTGAGGAGGACGGGGATTCCGGCATGCTGATGGTCGGCAATGTCGGTGTGAACCGGATTCTCGGGAACTGTCTGGACTTTAACAACATCCGCAATGTGAATGACATGGTGTATCAGAGTCCAGGCGGCTTCGAAGCCCCGCAGAAAAGTTACTTTTACCAGCGTGCCAGGGAGTCAGACATCCGGCTGGCAAAACGGGTTATCGCGGGTGAAAGAACCTGGCCGGCCTCTAATGCGTTATGGTTCTTCCGTCCCGTAGGTGCCTGTCCGGCAGAGTGGTATAACCAGCAGAACACCGGACGCTATAAGGCCCATTGCTTCTTTACCCCGACCGCTGAAGATTGCCCGGCTGTATACTAG
- a CDS encoding (2Fe-2S)-binding protein has protein sequence MNDAQQQQIQDFSSTFDLHHGIPEGAVHSFNVAEMTDEAGMRAFVECYRPLIKGLDDKVAATYFAGAFGNVALAVQYALSVYSASPGISLSDLSVHLIPSNGYWRVVFSLDEWSFTPAPADAKLRTDWRNEQLTQFYRDSAAPLMSMLSHVTGLAGSEIWGQLPTKFNYYLEVFTSRDLPAGLPETLQEDYRYLREEMPAEVFGLKRNPFHVQVRKIESLAEPGKTVNMRNRCCLYYRTEGGSYCYTCPRMKEDERAVRRLEFRNTASAGQA, from the coding sequence ATGAATGATGCACAACAGCAACAGATACAGGATTTCAGCAGTACATTTGATCTGCACCACGGTATTCCGGAAGGGGCAGTGCACTCTTTTAATGTTGCAGAGATGACGGATGAAGCGGGAATGAGAGCCTTTGTCGAGTGTTACAGGCCGCTTATCAAAGGACTGGATGACAAGGTGGCTGCAACCTATTTTGCCGGTGCTTTTGGTAATGTGGCCCTTGCGGTCCAATATGCTCTTTCTGTCTATTCTGCCAGTCCTGGTATCAGTCTGTCCGACTTGTCTGTGCACCTCATTCCATCTAATGGATATTGGCGTGTAGTCTTCTCCCTGGACGAATGGTCATTCACTCCGGCTCCTGCAGACGCCAAGCTGCGGACAGACTGGCGCAATGAACAGCTGACGCAGTTCTACCGGGATTCGGCTGCTCCGCTGATGTCCATGCTATCGCATGTCACAGGCCTTGCCGGAAGCGAAATCTGGGGCCAGCTGCCCACTAAGTTCAACTATTATCTGGAGGTTTTTACCTCCCGAGATCTTCCTGCAGGCCTGCCGGAAACTTTGCAGGAAGATTACCGGTATCTTCGCGAAGAAATGCCGGCAGAGGTGTTCGGCTTGAAGAGAAATCCGTTCCATGTCCAGGTGCGCAAGATCGAATCGCTGGCTGAGCCCGGTAAGACCGTGAATATGCGTAACCGCTGCTGCCTTTATTACCGCACTGAAGGCGGAAGCTATTGCTACACCTGTCCGCGGATGAAAGAGGATGAGCGGGCGGTGCGCCGGCTAGAATTCCGCAATACGGCCTCTGCCGGGCAGGCGTAG
- the murB gene encoding UDP-N-acetylmuramate dehydrogenase: MNISQIEQDLQQLLPDGTVRSRELLKTYVFTQIGGIADILAVPASYEEIQSVVTYASKNNIPLTVLGNGSNVIIRDGGIRGIVLYTSVLDKMTIENGLLIAQCGAKIIDTSAYALEQELTGLEFACGIPGTVGGALYMNAGAYGGEVKDVLHSALAVNKAGELVTLRGEELQFGYRHSIFAGGDYIVLEARFALQPGDPAAIKAKMDELTYLRESKQPLEYPSCGSVFKRPPGRFAGQLIQESGLQGVRIGGAEVSRKHAGFIVNADNATANDYIGLIHHVRAAVKDKFGVDLETEVRIIGED; the protein is encoded by the coding sequence ATGAATATAAGCCAAATTGAACAGGATTTGCAGCAGCTTCTTCCGGACGGAACGGTAAGAAGCCGGGAACTGCTGAAGACTTATGTATTTACGCAAATCGGCGGTATAGCCGACATTCTGGCTGTACCAGCAAGCTATGAGGAAATACAGAGTGTTGTTACATATGCCAGCAAGAATAACATTCCTTTAACCGTGCTGGGCAACGGTTCTAATGTCATTATCCGCGACGGCGGAATCCGCGGGATTGTGCTGTATACTTCGGTTTTGGATAAGATGACTATAGAGAACGGGCTGCTGATTGCCCAGTGCGGCGCCAAAATTATCGATACCTCGGCCTATGCGCTGGAGCAGGAGCTGACGGGCCTGGAATTTGCCTGCGGCATCCCGGGAACAGTAGGCGGCGCGCTTTATATGAACGCCGGTGCGTACGGCGGCGAGGTTAAGGATGTGCTGCACAGTGCGCTGGCCGTTAACAAGGCCGGAGAGCTCGTTACACTGCGGGGCGAAGAGCTGCAGTTTGGTTACCGGCACAGTATTTTTGCCGGCGGAGATTATATTGTGCTGGAGGCGCGCTTTGCCCTGCAGCCGGGAGATCCTGCGGCCATCAAAGCGAAAATGGATGAGCTGACCTATCTGCGGGAATCGAAGCAGCCGCTTGAATATCCTTCCTGCGGCAGTGTATTCAAGCGTCCGCCGGGCCGGTTCGCCGGGCAGCTGATTCAGGAAAGCGGGCTGCAGGGCGTAAGAATCGGCGGGGCAGAGGTGTCCCGCAAACATGCGGGCTTTATCGTAAACGCGGATAATGCTACGGCCAACGACTACATTGGACTAATCCATCATGTCCGCGCTGCGGTCAAGGATAAGTTCGGGGTAGATCTGGAGACGGAAGTCCGGATTATCGGGGAAGATTGA
- a CDS encoding disulfide oxidoreductase — MRFSAFCRRHCLYLAWFVSIIAVAGSLYLSEVLKYEPCKLCWFQRIFMYPQLFLLGIATYRGDKKIIPYVLPLSIIGGSISIYHYAEQKIPALSKVLPCTVGVPCNQDYINLLGFITIPLMALTAFTLITVLLWTGRKDADGE; from the coding sequence ATGAGGTTTTCTGCCTTCTGCCGCCGCCATTGTCTGTATCTGGCCTGGTTTGTTTCCATTATTGCTGTTGCCGGCAGCCTGTACCTTAGTGAGGTGCTGAAATATGAGCCCTGCAAGCTGTGCTGGTTTCAGCGGATCTTCATGTACCCGCAGCTATTTTTGCTGGGAATTGCCACGTATCGCGGGGATAAAAAGATTATTCCGTACGTGTTACCTTTAAGTATCATTGGCGGAAGCATCTCTATATACCATTATGCCGAGCAGAAGATTCCTGCGCTGAGCAAGGTGCTTCCATGTACAGTTGGCGTTCCCTGCAATCAGGATTATATTAATCTTTTAGGCTTCATTACCATCCCTTTAATGGCACTTACAGCCTTCACCCTGATTACCGTTTTATTGTGGACAGGACGCAAGGATGCGGACGGGGAATAG
- a CDS encoding hemolysin family protein yields the protein MSDPLPGILHVGLIILLVLFNGFFVSVEYAMVKVRSGRIESLIEEGSKRALAAKNIVHNLDAYLSACQLGITLASLALGWLGEPAVATIVGPLVTSLGFGDTAVYVISLIIAFMFITVLHIVLGELAPKTIAVNKAESVLLLTSGAMNVFYRIMYPFIWIVNGLARGLLRIFRLSPASELATAHTEEEIRIIMQESNKSGLIDNTEMTLVDNIFGFADTMAREIMIPRTEMICLNSHLPVEENLEIAFDGMRTRYPVCDGDKDHILGFIHIKDLIRENTPQYSELIRPILTVPESIQISALLKVMQRAKTQIAILIDEYGGTSGMVTLEDIMEEIVGEIQDEFDEERPGVEKLGEDEYSIDGLMLIEEINDLLGLHMETDDYDTVGGWMYSKLEVNPPQKGQNVEFGSHLFIVEETENKRISRIKLLKLQMLTEEAGA from the coding sequence TTGAGCGACCCTTTACCCGGTATATTACATGTAGGTCTTATTATTTTGCTTGTGCTGTTTAACGGCTTTTTTGTTTCGGTTGAGTATGCAATGGTCAAGGTACGCAGCGGCCGCATTGAATCACTGATTGAGGAAGGCAGCAAACGGGCGCTGGCAGCAAAAAACATCGTGCACAATCTGGACGCTTATCTGTCTGCCTGCCAGCTTGGCATTACGCTTGCCTCGCTTGCCCTGGGCTGGCTGGGAGAGCCTGCTGTGGCCACGATTGTTGGGCCGCTTGTAACAAGCTTAGGCTTTGGCGATACAGCCGTTTATGTGATTTCACTTATTATTGCTTTTATGTTTATTACGGTTCTGCATATCGTCCTCGGCGAGCTGGCTCCCAAGACCATTGCGGTGAACAAAGCGGAGTCGGTGCTTCTGCTAACCTCGGGAGCTATGAATGTCTTTTACCGGATCATGTATCCGTTTATCTGGATCGTGAACGGTTTGGCCCGGGGACTGCTGCGCATCTTCCGTCTGTCGCCGGCTTCGGAGCTGGCTACGGCGCACACTGAGGAAGAGATCCGGATCATCATGCAGGAGAGCAATAAGAGCGGGCTGATCGATAATACCGAAATGACTCTGGTTGACAACATTTTTGGATTTGCTGACACAATGGCACGGGAGATCATGATTCCCCGGACAGAAATGATCTGTCTAAACAGCCATCTTCCGGTAGAGGAGAACCTGGAAATCGCCTTTGACGGGATGAGAACACGTTATCCGGTCTGTGACGGTGACAAGGACCATATCCTTGGATTCATTCACATTAAGGATTTAATCCGTGAGAATACGCCGCAATACTCCGAACTAATCCGTCCAATCCTTACCGTTCCGGAATCCATCCAGATCAGTGCACTTCTGAAGGTCATGCAGCGGGCGAAGACGCAGATTGCGATTCTGATTGACGAGTACGGCGGTACCTCCGGCATGGTTACCCTGGAAGACATCATGGAAGAGATTGTCGGAGAGATCCAGGATGAATTTGACGAAGAACGTCCCGGCGTCGAAAAGCTGGGGGAAGATGAGTATTCCATTGACGGTCTCATGCTGATTGAGGAGATCAATGATTTGCTGGGACTTCACATGGAGACAGACGACTATGATACAGTCGGAGGGTGGATGTACTCCAAGCTGGAGGTTAATCCTCCGCAAAAAGGCCAGAACGTCGAGTTTGGCAGCCATCTGTTCATTGTGGAAGAAACAGAAAACAAACGGATTTCCCGGATTAAGCTGCTGAAGCTGCAGATGCTGACCGAGGAAGCCGGAGCTTAA
- a CDS encoding ATP-binding protein produces the protein MLQHPDQYRDLLVLFSVIIVLLSCFSALDLAERLIREKRGPKFILMLSCFLGTGMWSMHFIGMRAMRTDMAIAYDLPLLLLSLIVPVAASYALFLLFSSPYTRSHFFLAFGGVLFCGGLVIMHYCGILSMKFYGEYEQNLLSILISFVFALIVPVIAFSFKPSWITGPYNMFTFKKVLLVLVLTACLSGSHYAAMSGVSFATSRAFNYNGTVPLLPDSLLGILLGGLFLFIVTLVLVLLYRDRQRVLFSASFNEQRYTALFESSPDMVLCIDPARKKIIITNPSLQQTTGYRKEELGDYKSILCTPKDTAMLKEAVTRAADGHSCKLELGIRLKDGGTMICSVTVFPLVHETQKLIYLVAEDITAFIKFQQQLIVAKEAAESADRMKSEFLTTMSHEIRTPLNGIIGINQLLAEDTVNPEQQELLRLQYNSSQALLSVINDVLDFSRLESDGLKLRCEAFPLQELLKECSDLFQATVKEKSLGMKLRIAANVPEFVEGDSLRIRQILVNLIGNAVKFTPGGEVSIEVGYNGSPAGQGEYTFRIKDTGIGISPDKLPLLFQPFTQLDAGYNRKYPGTGLGLAICRKLVGLMNGQIRIESEPGRGTEVIFTLTLQSAGKDYSREAMGQQLKTEAV, from the coding sequence ATGCTGCAACATCCGGATCAATACCGTGATCTGCTGGTGCTCTTTTCTGTTATTATAGTGCTGCTTTCCTGTTTCTCCGCTCTGGACCTTGCTGAACGGCTGATCCGTGAGAAAAGAGGACCAAAATTTATCCTGATGCTGTCATGTTTTCTAGGTACAGGCATGTGGAGTATGCACTTTATCGGGATGCGGGCCATGCGGACGGATATGGCTATAGCCTATGATCTGCCGCTGCTGCTATTATCGCTGATCGTCCCGGTTGCAGCTTCGTATGCGCTTTTTTTGCTGTTCAGCAGTCCGTATACCCGCAGCCATTTCTTCTTGGCTTTCGGCGGGGTACTGTTCTGCGGCGGGCTTGTCATTATGCATTATTGCGGCATTCTGTCGATGAAATTTTATGGTGAGTATGAGCAGAATCTGCTCTCCATTCTGATATCTTTTGTCTTCGCCCTGATTGTTCCGGTTATTGCGTTTTCCTTCAAACCAAGCTGGATAACCGGCCCTTACAATATGTTTACGTTCAAAAAAGTGCTGCTAGTGCTTGTGCTCACCGCCTGTCTAAGCGGATCTCATTATGCTGCAATGTCCGGTGTATCCTTTGCAACTTCAAGAGCTTTTAATTATAACGGGACAGTTCCGCTGCTGCCTGATTCGCTCCTGGGCATATTGTTGGGCGGATTGTTCCTTTTTATTGTGACGCTGGTTCTGGTTCTGCTGTACAGAGACCGGCAGCGTGTGCTGTTCTCGGCAAGCTTTAATGAGCAGCGGTATACAGCTTTGTTTGAATCCAGTCCTGATATGGTGCTGTGCATCGATCCGGCCCGCAAAAAGATCATTATCACCAACCCCTCTCTCCAGCAGACGACCGGTTACCGCAAAGAAGAACTGGGCGATTATAAAAGTATTCTCTGCACTCCAAAGGATACAGCTATGCTAAAGGAAGCAGTAACAAGGGCGGCAGACGGGCACTCCTGCAAACTTGAGTTAGGCATCCGGTTGAAAGACGGCGGTACAATGATCTGCAGCGTCACGGTTTTTCCGCTTGTTCATGAGACCCAGAAGCTGATATACCTAGTTGCAGAGGATATCACTGCCTTTATTAAATTCCAGCAGCAGCTGATTGTGGCCAAGGAAGCGGCAGAGAGCGCGGACCGGATGAAAAGCGAATTTCTGACAACCATGAGCCATGAGATCCGCACACCGCTGAACGGGATTATCGGGATCAACCAGCTTCTTGCAGAGGATACTGTTAATCCGGAGCAGCAGGAACTCCTGAGGCTGCAGTACAACAGCAGTCAGGCGCTGCTCAGTGTAATCAATGATGTGCTTGACTTTTCCCGGCTGGAATCTGACGGTTTGAAGCTGCGCTGTGAAGCCTTCCCGCTGCAGGAGCTGCTCAAAGAATGTTCTGATCTGTTCCAGGCCACAGTTAAAGAGAAATCGCTCGGGATGAAGCTGCGGATTGCTGCAAATGTTCCGGAATTTGTGGAAGGTGACAGCCTGAGAATCCGCCAGATTCTGGTTAACCTGATCGGGAATGCGGTTAAATTTACTCCCGGCGGTGAAGTCTCTATTGAAGTGGGATACAACGGTTCCCCAGCCGGCCAAGGGGAGTATACATTCAGAATCAAAGATACCGGTATCGGCATTTCACCCGATAAGCTGCCGCTTCTGTTTCAGCCGTTTACCCAGCTGGATGCTGGGTATAACCGGAAATATCCCGGTACAGGCCTGGGACTGGCGATTTGCAGAAAGCTGGTCGGGCTGATGAACGGCCAGATCCGGATTGAGTCAGAACCTGGAAGAGGAACTGAGGTTATATTCACGCTTACACTCCAGTCGGCCGGGAAAGACTATAGCAGGGAAGCCATGGGGCAGCAGCTAAAAACGGAAGCCGTGTAA
- a CDS encoding ABC transporter ATP-binding protein: protein MSERLNTEQLSIGYAEATIVKGLNLSLPTGKITALVGANGSGKSTILKTMARIMKPKSGSVMLDGKSIHTLSTKEVARQLAILPQNPTAPDGLTVSELVSYGRYPHQKGFGTMTPEDREIIANAITVTGMDEFHDRPIDRLSGGQRQRAWIAMALAQQTDILFLDEPTTFLDMAHQLEVLQLLQKLNQEEGRTIIMVVHDLNHASRYAQHMVAIKAGTVISQGAPAEVMTPDVLRKVFGIECDIVADPRTGVPLCLPYELAAYKAAGL from the coding sequence ATGTCAGAACGTTTGAACACGGAACAGCTAAGTATCGGGTACGCGGAAGCAACGATTGTCAAAGGGTTGAACCTGTCGCTGCCTACAGGGAAAATTACAGCGCTGGTTGGAGCTAACGGCTCCGGTAAGTCTACGATTCTGAAAACAATGGCCCGGATTATGAAGCCCAAGAGCGGAAGCGTAATGCTGGACGGGAAGTCCATTCATACCCTGTCGACCAAAGAGGTGGCCCGCCAGCTGGCGATCCTGCCGCAGAATCCGACGGCTCCGGACGGACTGACGGTGTCCGAGCTGGTCAGTTACGGACGGTATCCGCATCAGAAGGGCTTCGGCACAATGACGCCGGAAGACCGCGAAATTATCGCGAATGCGATCACGGTAACCGGCATGGATGAATTCCATGACCGCCCGATTGACCGTCTCTCCGGCGGTCAGCGCCAGCGCGCCTGGATTGCGATGGCACTGGCTCAGCAGACGGATATTCTGTTCCTGGACGAGCCGACTACGTTCCTTGATATGGCACACCAGCTGGAAGTGCTGCAGCTGCTGCAGAAGCTGAACCAGGAGGAAGGCCGCACGATCATTATGGTCGTGCATGACTTGAACCATGCTTCCCGTTATGCGCAGCATATGGTGGCCATCAAAGCAGGCACAGTCATCAGCCAAGGGGCTCCTGCTGAGGTTATGACACCGGATGTGCTCCGCAAAGTATTCGGCATTGAGTGCGATATCGTGGCCGATCCGCGTACCGGCGTGCCGCTGTGCCTGCCGTATGAGCTGGCGGCTTATAAGGCTGCAGGATTGTAA
- a CDS encoding SPRY domain-containing protein, with protein MNKIFKKITIALLTLILGMSAFAMHSSKTEASSKTVTWTNGALSRTLTNGGEADKASIGKTSGKWYWEVTVQDSSNPTNTISLIGIAGEGTTITKLSHDVYYGPGQLVSSSDGVDSTRVPYGASFGNNDVIGVALDLDNDTIMWYKNGVPQGANNVKPSSLIGSVVSPYIYNGTSTTKTLTANFGATEFKYAIPTNYQAYQVDEVTATPTPTATPEPTPTITPEPTVTPEPSPSATPEVPSGSRAILTVTLTSGDDKEFDLPMNEVNEFLKWYDSASGSARYGINKHDSNKGPFSKRTEYVIHDKILTFEISEYNVIE; from the coding sequence ATGAACAAAATATTCAAAAAAATCACTATTGCATTACTGACATTGATATTGGGAATGTCGGCCTTTGCTATGCATTCGTCGAAAACGGAAGCCTCATCCAAAACTGTAACTTGGACAAATGGTGCTCTCAGCCGAACTTTAACTAATGGAGGCGAAGCAGATAAAGCGAGTATCGGAAAAACTAGTGGAAAGTGGTATTGGGAGGTTACTGTACAAGATAGCAGCAACCCAACCAATACAATCTCGTTAATAGGTATAGCAGGTGAAGGGACTACAATTACTAAATTATCTCATGATGTATATTATGGTCCAGGACAATTAGTTAGCTCCTCAGATGGAGTAGACTCAACTAGAGTTCCTTATGGAGCATCATTTGGCAATAATGACGTCATCGGTGTGGCACTCGATTTAGACAATGATACCATTATGTGGTATAAAAACGGTGTTCCTCAAGGCGCCAATAACGTCAAGCCTTCTAGTTTAATAGGAAGTGTCGTTTCTCCATACATTTATAACGGGACAAGCACAACAAAAACGCTGACAGCCAATTTCGGAGCCACTGAGTTTAAGTATGCTATTCCTACAAACTACCAGGCTTATCAAGTGGATGAGGTTACTGCAACTCCAACACCGACTGCTACACCAGAGCCCACTCCAACTATTACTCCTGAGCCTACCGTAACACCTGAACCATCGCCTTCTGCGACTCCAGAAGTCCCTTCAGGCAGTCGAGCAATCCTGACAGTGACATTAACTTCAGGGGATGATAAGGAGTTCGACCTACCAATGAACGAGGTAAATGAATTTCTCAAATGGTACGATTCAGCTTCTGGATCTGCTCGATACGGCATTAATAAGCATGATAGTAATAAAGGACCATTTAGCAAACGGACAGAATATGTTATTCATGATAAGATTCTCACGTTTGAGATTAGTGAATACAACGTAATCGAATAA
- a CDS encoding APC family permease has product MVSKVKRLLIGRPMKSDELDHEKLSKVKALAVLSSDALSSVAYGTEQILLVLVAAGFTAIWYSLPIALAVLGLLAILILSYRQTIFAYPQGGGAYIVAKSNLGVPTGLLAGGSLLVDYILTVAVSASAGTDAITSAFPGLHDHTVLIAVSVIILLTIVNLRGVTESASFIAIPVYLFVGSIFFLIVAGVFKYLTGGAHASVPEIGSAVSNVSLFLLLKAFSSGCSALTGVEAVSNAIPNFKAPAEKNAAKTLMMMGLILGVMFTGITLLAYWYGVTPDEKATVVSQIAESTFGRGGLYFFIQGITAVILFLAANTAYSAFPLLAFMFAKDKYLPHAFMVRGDRLGFSNGIIFLGVLSAVLVAAFHGNTEGLIPLYAVGVFIPFTLSQLGMMVHWFKTRPKGWQNKFAVNTVGMLTTLTITLIFIITKFSSVWMAFIFLPVVMFVFHRIHRHYLNTADQLRICPATDKPCIKGSTVVVPVAGVTRAVLHSISYAKSLTDNVVAVYVGFDEEEIHKMEQKWEEWNPGVRLIVLRSRYRSIIRPLVKFIDTVEWKTASTDHITVLIPQFITKHWWQAILHNQTSLFIRSYLMNQKDIVVATVPYHLHK; this is encoded by the coding sequence ATGGTAAGCAAGGTAAAACGACTATTGATCGGACGTCCGATGAAGTCAGATGAACTCGATCATGAAAAGTTATCCAAGGTGAAAGCACTGGCTGTCCTGTCTTCTGATGCGCTCTCGTCTGTGGCCTACGGAACGGAACAAATTCTCCTGGTACTGGTGGCTGCAGGCTTCACTGCCATCTGGTACTCATTGCCAATCGCGCTTGCCGTATTGGGTCTGCTGGCCATACTCATTTTATCCTACCGGCAGACGATTTTTGCTTATCCGCAAGGCGGAGGGGCCTACATCGTAGCCAAAAGCAATCTGGGTGTTCCTACCGGCCTGTTAGCCGGCGGCTCTTTATTAGTAGATTATATACTTACTGTTGCGGTTAGCGCTTCGGCGGGTACGGACGCGATTACATCGGCTTTTCCAGGCTTGCATGATCATACGGTGCTTATTGCAGTTTCTGTTATTATATTGCTTACTATTGTCAATCTGCGCGGGGTTACGGAGTCTGCTTCTTTTATCGCAATCCCGGTATATTTGTTCGTCGGCTCGATCTTTTTCCTGATTGTTGCGGGTGTGTTTAAATACTTGACGGGGGGCGCCCATGCCAGTGTGCCTGAGATCGGCTCGGCGGTATCCAATGTCAGCCTGTTCCTGCTGCTAAAGGCGTTCAGCTCCGGCTGTTCGGCCTTGACCGGGGTAGAGGCAGTATCCAATGCCATTCCGAACTTTAAAGCTCCTGCTGAAAAAAATGCCGCCAAAACCCTGATGATGATGGGGCTTATTCTCGGCGTAATGTTCACAGGCATCACCCTGCTGGCTTACTGGTACGGTGTTACACCGGATGAAAAAGCCACAGTTGTTTCACAAATTGCCGAATCGACCTTCGGCCGCGGCGGTTTGTACTTCTTCATCCAAGGAATTACGGCTGTCATCCTGTTCCTGGCAGCAAATACTGCTTACTCGGCATTCCCGCTGCTGGCCTTCATGTTTGCCAAGGATAAATATTTGCCGCATGCCTTTATGGTCCGCGGAGACCGGCTGGGCTTTTCTAACGGGATTATTTTCCTCGGTGTGCTGTCGGCGGTGCTGGTGGCTGCTTTTCACGGAAATACAGAAGGTCTGATTCCGCTCTACGCTGTCGGTGTATTTATCCCGTTCACTTTATCGCAGCTGGGAATGATGGTGCACTGGTTCAAAACAAGACCAAAGGGCTGGCAGAACAAATTTGCGGTGAATACCGTTGGTATGCTGACTACGCTCACTATTACGCTGATCTTCATTATTACGAAATTCTCCAGCGTATGGATGGCGTTCATCTTCCTGCCGGTTGTTATGTTCGTGTTTCACCGGATTCACCGTCATTATCTCAACACGGCAGACCAGCTGCGGATTTGCCCGGCAACCGATAAGCCTTGTATTAAAGGAAGTACAGTAGTCGTGCCTGTTGCCGGTGTGACCCGTGCTGTACTGCATTCGATCAGCTATGCCAAGTCTTTGACGGATAATGTGGTAGCAGTATATGTAGGCTTTGATGAGGAAGAGATTCATAAAATGGAGCAGAAGTGGGAGGAGTGGAATCCTGGCGTGCGCCTGATTGTCCTGCGTTCCCGGTACCGGAGCATTATCCGTCCGCTCGTCAAGTTTATTGATACCGTCGAGTGGAAAACCGCTTCAACGGATCATATTACAGTGCTGATTCCGCAATTTATTACGAAGCACTGGTGGCAGGCCATTCTGCATAATCAGACCAGCCTGTTCATCCGTTCCTATCTGATGAATCAAAAGGATATCGTTGTAGCGACAGTACCTTACCATTTGCACAAATAG
- the gerQ gene encoding spore coat protein GerQ, which translates to MISQPYRPVTYMIGSNPSGNMMPMGTMNPMSGMTPAGTMTPMSSMPPQVTSGSPMTPGGAVVPTTAPVFEQSYIENIFRLNLGKVGTFYYTYENNKEWNAKVYKGVLEAAGRDHIIISDPATGQRTVLLMIYFDYATFDEPLAYQYPGVIGNPPTRNCR; encoded by the coding sequence ATGATTAGTCAACCTTACCGTCCCGTTACTTATATGATCGGCAGCAACCCTTCCGGCAATATGATGCCGATGGGTACCATGAATCCGATGAGCGGCATGACGCCTGCAGGAACCATGACCCCGATGAGCAGTATGCCGCCGCAGGTTACCAGCGGAAGCCCGATGACTCCGGGCGGAGCCGTAGTGCCGACTACCGCGCCAGTGTTTGAGCAATCGTACATCGAAAACATTTTCCGGCTGAACCTCGGCAAGGTCGGAACGTTCTACTACACATACGAAAACAACAAAGAATGGAATGCGAAAGTGTACAAAGGCGTGCTGGAGGCCGCCGGCCGTGACCATATCATCATTAGCGATCCGGCTACCGGACAGCGCACCGTCCTCCTGATGATCTACTTCGACTATGCCACCTTCGATGAGCCGCTGGCTTACCAGTATCCAGGTGTAATCGGCAATCCGCCTACGCGGAACTGCCGTTAA